The proteins below come from a single Halobacillus salinarum genomic window:
- a CDS encoding GNAT family N-acetyltransferase, producing the protein MEDYYLKYDYFKNINLEDSFFDSLKGDYEGFEDWFQRKENKKAYFYEDEKGIQAFLYLKEENEELSDVEPVMPQKKRIKIGTLKINSHGTKLGERLVKKALDYASKKNIFELYVTVFPKHAPLIKLLEKYGFEQAGNKNGELVLIKNLQKIVGDVFKDYPLVKTEGNSLYLLSIFPKFHTLLFPDSILDNETYDVLNDVSFTNSIRKIYISYAPLSKEIKPGDVILIYRTKDKKEKAPAEYRSVATSLCVVSDIKKKSDFKSYQEFEEYCLKYSVFDEKDLPGLFKKNNMVVIDMTYNLALEKRVIRRDLIEECGIDRNRNQRWSILKLNREQLDNVIELGGINESFVIN; encoded by the coding sequence ATGGAAGATTACTACCTGAAATATGACTATTTTAAGAATATTAATTTGGAGGATTCCTTTTTCGATTCTTTGAAAGGAGATTACGAAGGTTTTGAAGACTGGTTTCAAAGAAAGGAGAATAAAAAAGCTTACTTCTATGAAGATGAAAAGGGAATCCAGGCTTTTTTATATTTAAAAGAAGAAAATGAAGAGCTTTCCGATGTAGAGCCAGTAATGCCGCAAAAAAAACGGATTAAAATAGGTACATTAAAAATTAATAGTCATGGAACTAAATTAGGTGAAAGGCTAGTCAAAAAAGCGCTGGATTATGCTAGCAAGAAAAATATTTTTGAGCTATATGTCACAGTCTTTCCAAAGCATGCTCCACTTATAAAATTGTTGGAAAAGTATGGTTTTGAACAAGCAGGTAATAAAAATGGAGAATTAGTGCTCATTAAAAACTTACAAAAAATAGTTGGTGATGTTTTTAAGGACTATCCGCTTGTCAAAACAGAAGGAAATTCGTTATATTTATTAAGTATATTTCCTAAATTTCATACTTTACTATTTCCAGATTCAATCTTAGACAACGAGACTTACGATGTTCTAAATGATGTTTCATTTACTAATAGTATAAGAAAAATTTACATATCTTACGCACCGTTATCAAAAGAAATAAAACCTGGCGATGTTATTCTGATTTACAGAACAAAAGATAAAAAAGAAAAAGCACCTGCTGAATACAGGTCTGTAGCGACTTCTTTGTGTGTAGTTAGTGATATCAAAAAGAAGAGTGATTTTAAAAGTTACCAAGAATTTGAGGAATACTGTTTAAAGTATAGTGTATTCGATGAAAAAGATTTACCGGGGTTGTTCAAAAAGAATAATATGGTCGTTATAGATATGACTTATAATTTAGCGCTTGAAAAGCGAGTAATCAGAAGGGATTTAATAGAAGAGTGTGGCATAGATCGTAATCGAAATCAAAGATGGAGTATACTTAAATTAAATAGGGAACAGTTAGATAATGTCATAGAATTAGGTGGTATAAATGAGAGTTTTGTTATCAATTAA
- a CDS encoding ASCH domain-containing protein, translating into MRVLLSIKPEFVEKIFNGEKKYEYRKCIFKKNDIDTIVVYSTKPEGKIVGELKIESILKDKIDDLWEETKDFAGIDYEYYKQYFETKEEGYAIKIKDIIKYEEPISPFLSDENFKAPQSFMYVS; encoded by the coding sequence ATGAGAGTTTTGTTATCAATTAAACCAGAGTTTGTGGAAAAAATATTTAATGGAGAGAAAAAATACGAATACCGTAAATGTATTTTTAAAAAAAACGACATAGACACTATAGTTGTTTATAGTACTAAGCCGGAAGGTAAAATTGTAGGCGAGCTTAAAATTGAATCAATCCTAAAGGATAAGATAGATGACCTATGGGAAGAAACTAAGGATTTTGCGGGAATAGATTATGAGTATTATAAACAATACTTTGAAACTAAAGAAGAGGGATATGCCATAAAAATCAAAGACATAATTAAATATGAAGAACCAATTTCCCCATTTCTAAGTGATGAGAACTTTAAAGCTCCTCAGTCATTTATGTATGTAAGTTAA
- a CDS encoding DUF421 domain-containing protein, with protein MEYARICVETIFGFAALFLLTKVLGKTQITQITAFDFISALVLGELVGNALYDDKVGIPKIGFAVILWGILIYSTEFITNKYKGTRGILEGRPSLVIHKGRLMRDELKNSNLDINQLQHLLRSKSVFSVQDVEYAVLETDGTISVMKKPAQQNATKEDLNIPLKSSPLPMTMISDGEVLWDNLEEAGFDEDWLKQQLQFQEITDVKKVLYAEYKEGEQLFVLPF; from the coding sequence ATGGAATATGCAAGAATATGCGTTGAAACGATCTTTGGGTTTGCTGCTCTTTTTCTCTTGACGAAGGTCCTTGGTAAAACGCAGATTACTCAAATCACGGCCTTTGACTTTATTTCCGCGCTTGTTCTTGGTGAGCTTGTCGGAAATGCTCTTTATGATGATAAAGTTGGAATCCCCAAGATAGGCTTCGCGGTCATTCTCTGGGGAATACTTATTTACTCGACTGAGTTCATTACTAACAAATACAAAGGAACGCGGGGGATTCTGGAAGGGCGCCCTTCTCTTGTCATTCATAAAGGCAGATTGATGAGAGATGAATTGAAAAATAGCAATTTAGACATCAATCAGCTCCAGCATTTATTGCGGTCCAAAAGTGTATTCTCGGTTCAGGATGTTGAATATGCGGTTTTAGAGACGGACGGAACCATTTCAGTGATGAAAAAACCTGCCCAGCAGAACGCCACCAAAGAGGATCTCAACATTCCTCTTAAGTCTTCTCCGCTTCCAATGACAATGATCAGCGATGGAGAAGTGTTGTGGGACAACCTGGAAGAAGCGGGATTTGATGAAGATTGGCTGAAGCAGCAGCTGCAATTTCAGGAAATTACAGACGTAAAAAAAGTTCTTTATGCCGAGTACAAAGAAGGAGAGCAGTTATTTGTTCTCCCTTTCTAA
- a CDS encoding DUF1360 domain-containing protein codes for MNLSWLELFIFALASFRITRLIVEDTIMEWLRKPFMVTTVHINDQGEEEQWIEPNGWIGEGLSCFWCVGVWASAFVIIMYIFVPYGWLLVLLFAIAGMQALIYGWSQRYL; via the coding sequence ATGAATTTAAGCTGGCTTGAACTATTCATCTTTGCGTTAGCTAGTTTCAGGATTACCCGTTTAATTGTAGAAGACACAATTATGGAATGGCTGAGAAAACCATTTATGGTGACAACCGTGCATATAAATGACCAAGGAGAAGAGGAACAATGGATCGAGCCTAATGGCTGGATAGGGGAAGGTCTGAGCTGTTTTTGGTGCGTTGGGGTATGGGCGTCTGCTTTTGTAATCATCATGTACATTTTTGTCCCATATGGCTGGCTGTTGGTATTGCTGTTCGCGATTGCCGGGATGCAAGCGTTGATCTATGGATGGAGTCAACGGTATTTATGA
- a CDS encoding tyrosine-type recombinase/integrase, with translation MELGYDGKGRRKRKRKTIKVDESLLKTKRKLQNHLEEELVKFKMEVEAGQYVTPGKIIFKDFIKDWEEKYARKNLAEQTLDVYKGHLKNHILPYFSDYHLDRIKPIHVLNFIHELENKTTLSPGSIQYVYRVVRNVLQRASDWELILKNPVSSVQRPKDSKKRKVNVYEPHEVQQLFEIAKTQPPHWRLFLSLALACAMRRGELLGLEWKHINFEDQTLEIEQVVSRGIKGRPVIKEPKSNTSNRIISLPSSVVIELKDYYLLWKKEKLKAGDLWEEKNHEFVFCNENGRHFYPTTPTTWWRRFIEKADVRFIRLHDLRHTSATTLINQGIHAKIISERLGHSDIRITMNTYGHALRSADQEAASKMDEVFYSRKESKN, from the coding sequence GTGGAATTAGGATATGACGGCAAAGGTAGACGGAAGCGAAAAAGGAAGACAATTAAAGTAGATGAATCTCTTCTAAAGACCAAAAGAAAATTACAAAATCATTTAGAGGAAGAACTAGTAAAATTTAAAATGGAAGTCGAAGCTGGACAATACGTGACACCAGGAAAGATTATATTCAAAGATTTTATTAAAGACTGGGAAGAGAAATACGCCAGGAAAAATTTAGCCGAACAAACCTTAGATGTATATAAGGGACATCTAAAAAACCATATCCTCCCCTATTTCAGCGATTATCACTTAGACCGTATCAAACCTATTCATGTCTTAAACTTTATACACGAATTAGAAAACAAAACTACTTTATCCCCAGGCTCTATTCAGTACGTGTATCGCGTGGTTAGAAATGTTCTTCAAAGAGCGTCTGATTGGGAGCTTATATTAAAGAATCCTGTTTCTTCAGTACAACGGCCAAAAGATTCGAAAAAACGTAAAGTAAATGTCTATGAACCACACGAAGTACAACAATTGTTTGAAATAGCCAAAACACAGCCTCCCCATTGGAGACTCTTTTTATCCTTAGCGCTTGCCTGTGCTATGAGACGGGGAGAACTATTGGGGCTAGAGTGGAAACATATCAATTTTGAGGACCAAACACTTGAAATTGAACAAGTAGTTTCAAGAGGGATTAAAGGTCGGCCAGTAATCAAGGAACCAAAATCAAATACATCTAACAGAATAATTTCTCTGCCTAGCTCGGTAGTCATTGAATTAAAGGATTACTACCTACTTTGGAAAAAAGAAAAATTAAAAGCAGGAGATCTTTGGGAAGAAAAAAATCATGAGTTTGTATTTTGTAATGAAAATGGCAGGCACTTTTACCCCACCACTCCCACCACTTGGTGGAGAAGGTTTATTGAAAAGGCAGATGTACGATTCATTCGATTACATGATTTAAGACATACTTCTGCGACTACGTTAATTAATCAAGGTATTCACGCAAAAATTATTTCTGAGAGATTGGGACATTCAGATATACGAATCACGATGAATACGTATGGCCATGCTTTAAGATCAGCAGACCAAGAAGCAGCTAGTAAAATGGATGAAGTTTTTTACAGCCGGAAGGAAAGTAAAAATTAA
- a CDS encoding GNAT family N-acetyltransferase, whose product MKIFVAEQPDQKTDAFLVRRLVFIEEQKVPEDLEHDEYDKDAVHLVGYENGRPVAAARIRFAGDYGKLERICVLVEKRGLSYGKQMIQFMEEVIHNQNYSLVKLNAQTHAESFYKSLDYKTVSEPFMDAGIPHVAMLKTMT is encoded by the coding sequence GTGAAGATTTTCGTTGCTGAACAACCTGACCAAAAGACAGACGCCTTTCTTGTTAGGCGTCTCGTTTTTATTGAGGAGCAAAAAGTTCCGGAAGATTTGGAACATGATGAATATGATAAAGATGCTGTGCACCTGGTAGGCTACGAAAATGGCCGGCCGGTTGCAGCTGCTAGAATTCGTTTTGCAGGTGATTATGGCAAGCTTGAAAGAATCTGTGTGCTTGTGGAAAAGCGGGGACTTTCATATGGGAAGCAGATGATTCAATTTATGGAAGAGGTTATTCATAACCAAAACTATTCGCTCGTAAAGCTAAACGCGCAGACGCATGCAGAAAGTTTTTATAAGTCTCTGGACTACAAGACGGTATCAGAACCTTTTATGGATGCTGGTATTCCCCATGTAGCCATGCTTAAAACGATGACTTAA
- a CDS encoding MBL fold metallo-hydrolase, producing the protein MSFQKINEHCYVYYGTVNIGYITKGDTGMLIDAGIDQSSIKKVLKELRSRELPLTHLFITHAHTDHYGGAAYLQEQFPLHTIAPVFEEAILANPSIEPLYLFGGNDPLPELNNKFLQGRPVRIDEVVSEEKIEAGNLSFEALLLPGHSYHQLAVRYQKILFAADAYFGVKVLRKHKIPYVTDVQSAKNSLKRLQSLECEGAVPGHGKYEEDFKSTVQANLDYHDQLLAWLHMYITEQQGGATHEQIVAAMCTAFEVKADQLSQWLLYRTAVTAYVLALLQENVITDQIDQFHWVFYPLERENK; encoded by the coding sequence ATGTCTTTTCAGAAGATAAATGAACATTGCTATGTTTATTATGGAACAGTCAATATTGGTTACATCACTAAGGGAGATACCGGTATGCTCATCGATGCCGGTATCGATCAGTCATCCATAAAAAAGGTGCTTAAAGAACTTCGCAGCCGGGAACTTCCTTTAACGCACCTTTTTATTACCCATGCCCATACGGATCATTATGGGGGAGCAGCCTATTTGCAAGAACAATTTCCGTTACATACCATTGCCCCTGTATTTGAAGAAGCAATTTTGGCCAATCCTTCCATTGAGCCTTTGTATTTATTTGGCGGAAACGATCCGCTGCCTGAGCTGAACAATAAGTTTCTGCAAGGGAGGCCTGTAAGAATAGACGAAGTAGTTTCAGAAGAGAAAATAGAGGCAGGAAATCTAAGCTTTGAGGCATTATTACTTCCCGGCCACAGTTACCATCAACTGGCAGTACGGTATCAAAAGATCCTTTTTGCAGCGGATGCTTATTTTGGAGTGAAAGTACTTCGCAAACATAAAATTCCCTACGTCACTGATGTACAATCAGCAAAAAACAGCCTGAAGCGGCTGCAGTCCTTGGAGTGTGAAGGTGCCGTTCCCGGTCATGGAAAATATGAAGAGGACTTCAAAAGCACGGTACAGGCAAATTTAGATTATCACGATCAATTGTTGGCTTGGCTGCACATGTATATAACAGAGCAGCAAGGCGGGGCAACGCATGAGCAGATTGTGGCTGCCATGTGTACAGCATTTGAGGTAAAAGCCGACCAGCTCTCGCAGTGGCTGTTATATCGAACAGCTGTCACCGCTTACGTACTGGCTTTATTGCAGGAGAACGTAATTACTGACCAGATTGATCAATTTCACTGGGTTTTTTACCCGTTAGAAAGGGAGAACAAATAA
- a CDS encoding restriction endonuclease has protein sequence MGRKTKNKRKNDQIEEVTRMALVIIALSVFLLTKSLTIAGVVTVISVVLMIIVVLYRRSVEKQKIKASGIGEIDRMKGSQFEKYLSVLFQNLGYQAKVTKINGDYGADLVLKKDSKVIVVQAKRYSKNVGIKAVQEVHSSQNYYKAQEAWVVTNSEYTVAPKKLAQTNNVRLIDRVQLVGLMLKVNRKKDTASRVS, from the coding sequence GTGGGAAGAAAAACAAAAAATAAGAGAAAAAATGATCAAATTGAAGAAGTGACTAGAATGGCATTAGTAATTATAGCTTTGTCAGTATTTTTACTAACAAAATCTCTAACGATTGCAGGTGTAGTTACAGTTATCAGCGTTGTACTCATGATCATTGTGGTTCTTTACCGTAGGTCAGTAGAAAAACAAAAAATAAAGGCTTCTGGGATTGGGGAAATTGATCGTATGAAAGGTTCCCAGTTTGAGAAGTATCTATCCGTTTTGTTTCAAAATTTAGGATATCAAGCAAAAGTTACTAAGATTAATGGTGATTACGGTGCTGATTTAGTGTTGAAAAAGGACTCAAAAGTTATAGTGGTACAAGCCAAACGATATTCAAAGAATGTAGGGATTAAAGCTGTACAAGAAGTACATAGTTCTCAAAATTATTATAAAGCTCAGGAAGCATGGGTAGTAACCAACAGCGAATACACAGTAGCACCTAAAAAACTTGCTCAAACAAATAATGTGAGGCTTATCGATAGGGTGCAGTTAGTAGGGTTAATGCTTAAAGTAAACAGAAAAAAGGACACTGCAAGTAGAGTTAGTTGA
- a CDS encoding alpha/beta hydrolase has protein sequence MGRDGTMTDYTINSEYLNEAMVLKVYTPNHFSPLYKYHFCIMQDGNDYFQMGRAATLSDRLHADQEIENTIFVGIHYNDKYDRQDKYHPDGSKQGDYVNFLIREVVPFLDEHLPGYHVGSGRTLVGDSLAGTLALMTAVKFPNLFGNVIMQSPYVDEHVLEIVDSAKDLSSLTIYHTIGIEETDVETTAGESKNFLEPNRHLKEVLDQKPVSYTYYELDGGHTWKPWQQDFKRALLTMFGK, from the coding sequence TTGGGTAGAGATGGAACAATGACTGATTATACGATTAACAGCGAATACTTAAATGAAGCGATGGTGCTGAAAGTTTACACCCCCAATCATTTCTCTCCATTATATAAGTACCATTTCTGTATTATGCAGGATGGGAATGACTATTTTCAAATGGGTCGTGCCGCCACATTAAGTGATCGACTGCACGCTGATCAAGAAATAGAGAATACGATTTTTGTAGGGATTCATTATAATGATAAGTATGATCGTCAAGACAAGTACCATCCAGATGGCAGCAAGCAGGGAGACTATGTGAATTTTCTTATCCGCGAGGTTGTTCCTTTTCTTGATGAACACCTGCCGGGTTATCACGTAGGAAGCGGTCGTACGCTGGTTGGCGATTCCCTAGCAGGCACACTCGCTTTAATGACAGCGGTTAAATTTCCAAATTTATTTGGAAATGTGATTATGCAAAGCCCCTATGTCGATGAGCACGTGCTTGAAATTGTGGACTCTGCCAAAGACTTATCTTCACTTACGATCTACCACACGATCGGAATTGAGGAAACAGATGTAGAGACAACAGCCGGCGAAAGTAAAAATTTCTTAGAGCCTAATCGTCATTTAAAAGAAGTGCTCGATCAAAAGCCTGTGTCTTACACGTATTATGAGCTCGACGGCGGGCATACTTGGAAACCGTGGCAACAGGATTTCAAACGTGCACTGCTCACTATGTTTGGGAAGTAA
- a CDS encoding carboxypeptidase-like regulatory domain-containing protein, whose protein sequence is MKKVSFLVLVLIAFLAFTAGNNVSALGEGSISLKGELGKQDSLQQNQGKLSLLDNESKPVIKKDLKGNESQVNKKNLKSLQQSVSTQAENDSPNTAGLIEIGNVYTDYITEEGQAKWFAFQNDSPGKLTVIMQTVQSADVNYDLHLFKLNEETMTLEEETISSYGPQKNEQISKISEGGTYYIAVNSTSGFNADSPFALLVQKSTSYDQSEPDDNIWQAPAFQNNIYTQQTIDNGYDMDWVILQVDEDKTLTVNLNNPGSSDYQLDFFDTSLNPLAGLDDNTNYSINFTAGTYLLRVQSTSTSFDANQPYTLDIKEQAQATDVVITNVDTDDNVEGYLDYGYGDKYRIEHFMNISGQLFDAEGIAVPNANVEVSFTTVLNELVYHKSGTTDSNGNFTIKFPKIQEAVGEYGYNNSVSYHYFDIIPLEVFSNGNRLNSNEDTLYHFAYSVYRPH, encoded by the coding sequence ATGAAAAAGGTTAGTTTTTTAGTACTAGTATTAATCGCATTTCTTGCTTTTACTGCTGGTAACAATGTAAGTGCTCTTGGAGAAGGATCAATTTCTCTAAAAGGAGAGTTAGGAAAACAGGATAGCCTTCAACAGAATCAAGGGAAGCTGAGTTTGCTAGACAATGAAAGTAAACCGGTAATAAAAAAAGACCTAAAAGGTAATGAGTCTCAAGTCAATAAGAAAAATCTAAAATCATTGCAACAAAGTGTGAGTACTCAAGCTGAGAACGATTCACCTAATACTGCGGGTCTTATTGAAATAGGTAATGTCTACACAGATTACATAACCGAAGAAGGACAGGCGAAATGGTTTGCTTTTCAAAATGATAGTCCAGGCAAACTTACTGTGATCATGCAAACAGTCCAATCAGCAGATGTAAATTATGATTTACACTTGTTTAAACTTAATGAAGAGACTATGACTTTAGAGGAAGAAACAATTTCAAGTTACGGACCACAAAAAAATGAACAGATAAGTAAAATAAGCGAAGGGGGAACCTATTATATCGCTGTTAATTCCACTAGTGGTTTTAATGCTGATTCTCCTTTTGCTTTATTAGTCCAAAAATCTACATCATATGATCAATCAGAGCCAGATGATAATATTTGGCAAGCACCAGCTTTTCAAAATAATATTTATACTCAACAGACAATTGACAATGGTTACGACATGGATTGGGTAATCTTACAGGTAGATGAAGATAAAACTCTTACCGTCAATTTGAATAACCCTGGTTCCTCAGATTATCAATTAGATTTCTTTGACACTTCATTAAATCCACTTGCAGGTCTGGATGACAATACTAATTACTCTATAAACTTTACTGCAGGAACTTATTTATTAAGAGTACAATCCACTTCTACGAGTTTTGATGCTAACCAGCCTTATACATTGGATATTAAGGAACAAGCTCAAGCAACTGACGTAGTAATTACTAATGTTGACACTGACGACAATGTGGAAGGTTATCTTGATTACGGATATGGAGATAAATACAGAATAGAACATTTCATGAATATCTCTGGACAACTTTTTGATGCTGAAGGAATCGCTGTTCCAAATGCAAATGTAGAAGTTAGTTTCACAACGGTGTTAAATGAACTTGTCTACCATAAATCAGGAACAACAGATAGTAACGGAAATTTCACTATAAAATTCCCTAAAATTCAAGAAGCTGTAGGTGAGTACGGATATAATAACTCAGTCAGTTATCATTACTTTGATATTATACCGTTAGAGGTTTTTTCTAATGGAAATAGATTGAACTCTAATGAGGACACTCTTTATCATTTCGCATACTCTGTTTATCGACCACACTAA
- a CDS encoding ImmA/IrrE family metallo-endopeptidase, translating to MNFPHYTTTDLEDWVSNWYIKHQFHYPVDLKIRKIAMQHEIFINYRPKDPHYARFGRYKEIVLNSKSSQVHQREQFFHELCHAIRHVGKQSMMPEAFRELQERDARHFTLYAALPYHMIRRYDINDPELIDRWALDFKISYELCEERLYQISRRSDCTKFGKVLH from the coding sequence ATGAATTTCCCTCACTACACAACAACAGACCTAGAAGATTGGGTATCTAACTGGTACATAAAGCACCAATTTCATTATCCAGTGGATCTCAAAATAAGAAAAATAGCGATGCAGCATGAGATTTTCATAAACTATCGGCCCAAAGACCCTCACTATGCGAGGTTTGGTCGTTATAAGGAGATTGTTCTTAATTCAAAGTCTTCTCAAGTACACCAACGAGAACAATTTTTTCATGAACTCTGTCACGCAATTCGTCATGTGGGAAAGCAGTCAATGATGCCTGAAGCTTTTCGGGAGCTGCAGGAACGCGATGCCAGACATTTCACTTTATATGCAGCTCTTCCCTATCATATGATTCGGCGGTACGACATCAATGACCCTGAACTCATTGATCGATGGGCTTTAGATTTTAAGATTTCCTATGAATTGTGCGAAGAACGTCTGTATCAGATTAGTAGGCGTTCAGATTGTACCAAATTCGGAAAAGTGCTTCATTAA
- a CDS encoding YjcG family protein, with translation MRYGIAIFPSKKIQDEANSYRKRYDPHYALIPPHITMKEAFEADEEEIENKIIPELKRIAKDTDPFSIAIYKASTFSPVTNTIYLKVENSEEIASLNEKLHSENLPGAKEFSFVPHITIAQKLSDEEFSDVHGSLSMLKFDLHDTIDRFQLLYQLENGAWSVYETFRLGQEEQ, from the coding sequence ATGAGATACGGAATAGCAATATTTCCATCCAAAAAAATTCAAGATGAAGCGAATTCTTACAGAAAACGATATGACCCCCATTATGCGCTTATTCCGCCACATATCACAATGAAGGAAGCCTTTGAAGCGGATGAAGAAGAGATTGAAAATAAAATCATTCCTGAATTAAAAAGAATTGCCAAAGATACCGACCCCTTTTCTATCGCTATTTATAAAGCGAGCACTTTTTCCCCAGTAACCAACACTATCTATTTAAAGGTAGAAAATTCTGAGGAAATTGCAAGCTTAAACGAAAAGCTTCATTCAGAGAATCTGCCAGGTGCTAAAGAATTTTCCTTTGTGCCTCACATCACCATTGCCCAAAAGCTTTCAGATGAGGAATTTTCCGACGTACACGGAAGCTTAAGCATGCTGAAATTCGATCTTCACGATACCATCGATCGCTTTCAATTGCTGTACCAGCTTGAAAACGGAGCTTGGAGCGTATATGAAACCTTCCGGCTTGGTCAAGAGGAGCAATAG
- a CDS encoding ATP-binding protein translates to MKDIVFIGGIHGVGKGWTSKEIQKKININHYSSSSLIKMERKGILADEKIISENDSHNNQDFLLNAISKLSSQQLILDGHFCLLGENKEPLRIPEETFIHLHLKGIIVLEDELYKIQQRLLERDKASYNVSTLHWLQEEEKKYATEISQELDIPILVYNASSNQTQKIINFVDGIIGHS, encoded by the coding sequence TTGAAAGATATTGTTTTTATTGGTGGCATTCACGGGGTGGGTAAAGGATGGACATCTAAAGAAATCCAAAAAAAGATAAATATTAATCATTATTCATCAAGCTCCTTAATAAAAATGGAGCGAAAAGGAATCTTAGCAGATGAAAAAATCATTTCAGAAAATGATAGTCACAATAATCAAGACTTTCTACTTAATGCTATTTCAAAGTTGTCGTCCCAACAACTCATTCTAGATGGTCACTTTTGTTTATTAGGTGAAAATAAAGAACCCCTTCGTATTCCTGAAGAAACCTTTATTCATCTACATTTAAAAGGGATAATAGTTCTTGAGGACGAATTGTATAAAATACAGCAAAGATTATTGGAACGAGATAAAGCTTCGTATAATGTAAGCACACTCCATTGGCTGCAAGAAGAAGAAAAGAAATATGCTACAGAAATCTCTCAAGAGTTGGATATACCAATATTAGTATACAACGCAAGTTCAAACCAAACCCAAAAGATCATAAACTTTGTTGATGGAATAATAGGACACAGTTAA
- a CDS encoding CotO family spore coat protein, which translates to MVNRKRLAKPPMLYITQPTFKPAEVSMQTSFRGTRKGNNPTGDKSASSSLENEIRSRSRGDVENNETAVAVQNEIVKKEEKSETKENITPRERRQRFRDMSLEEKVDYFFQLPPQVPKMKCEVITDEEQYRGYIQKYEDGIVYMKVFQRPFQKEVPFIDIQDIRLIGF; encoded by the coding sequence ATGGTAAACCGTAAACGGTTGGCAAAACCTCCGATGCTCTACATTACCCAGCCGACGTTTAAACCTGCAGAGGTTTCTATGCAAACAAGCTTCAGAGGAACAAGAAAAGGGAACAACCCAACAGGAGATAAGTCTGCTTCCTCCAGTTTGGAAAATGAAATTCGCAGTCGCAGCCGTGGGGACGTAGAAAATAATGAAACAGCCGTGGCTGTCCAAAACGAGATCGTGAAGAAAGAGGAAAAAAGCGAGACAAAAGAAAATATTACGCCTCGTGAAAGGAGACAGAGGTTTCGAGATATGAGTCTCGAAGAAAAAGTGGACTATTTCTTCCAATTGCCTCCGCAAGTACCTAAGATGAAGTGTGAAGTGATCACAGATGAAGAGCAGTACAGAGGTTACATTCAGAAATACGAAGATGGCATCGTGTACATGAAAGTTTTTCAACGGCCTTTTCAAAAAGAGGTCCCATTTATCGATATTCAGGATATACGATTAATTGGGTTTTAG
- a CDS encoding CotY/CotZ family spore coat protein — MSCGKNYDSGSCVIDILRDIVDAQNDVLTDCMTSCEQSIADLLGDTGGGTGLDTVPVILYCKGTCKPFKGFGSRKFDDYCNVKGSFFFRVKSVDDDGCAILELLFSERLLENNADSAEDNGCHKRFDPESPAEQNCNNLRASGICITVDLNCFCHVTCLPAVAAL, encoded by the coding sequence ATGAGCTGTGGTAAAAATTACGATTCAGGAAGTTGTGTAATCGATATTTTAAGAGATATCGTAGATGCTCAAAACGATGTTCTCACAGATTGTATGACAAGTTGCGAACAGTCAATTGCAGACCTATTGGGCGATACTGGAGGAGGAACTGGACTTGACACAGTCCCAGTCATCCTTTACTGCAAAGGAACTTGCAAACCTTTCAAAGGGTTTGGATCAAGAAAATTCGATGACTATTGCAATGTTAAAGGAAGCTTTTTCTTCCGCGTCAAATCTGTAGATGATGATGGTTGTGCAATTCTTGAGTTATTGTTCTCAGAACGTCTGCTTGAAAATAACGCAGACTCCGCAGAAGATAACGGATGTCACAAACGTTTTGATCCTGAATCTCCAGCTGAACAAAATTGCAATAATTTAAGAGCTTCAGGCATTTGCATTACAGTTGACTTGAACTGCTTCTGCCATGTTACATGCCTGCCAGCAGTTGCCGCTTTATAA